The proteins below are encoded in one region of Telopea speciosissima isolate NSW1024214 ecotype Mountain lineage chromosome 10, Tspe_v1, whole genome shotgun sequence:
- the LOC122642893 gene encoding F-box/kelch-repeat protein SKIP30 has translation MSGLIEGLPDAVALQCLARVPFSLYPSLQLVCRSWRTALRSPELFKARRELGALEEFLCVCAFEPENLWQLYDPLRDLWLTLPVLPSEIRHLAHFCVVSTAGKLFVLGGGSDDVDPLTGDHYGIFATDEVWSYDPILQHWDRRASMLVPRAMFACCVLEGKIIVAGGFTSCRKSISKAEIYDPEKDIWVPIPDLPHTHNSACSGVVIDGKLHVLHRGLSTVQVLENAACGWAVEDYGWLQGPMAVVRGELYVLSHGVIFKQGKEQRLRKMMAAAPASALDFQSRIGFAMIGLGDELYMIGGVIGPGRWNVDIKPLSDVDVLTVGIDRPTWHQVSPMTQCRGTVLGCALLRI, from the coding sequence ATGTCTGGACTAATTGAAGGTCTCCCTGACGCTGTTGCGCTTCAATGCCTTGCACGGGTGCCGTTCTCTCTCTACCCCAGCTTGCAGCTTGTTTGCCGTTCGTGGAGAACCGCTCTTCGTAGTCCAGAGCTCTTCAAAGCCCGCCGTGAGCTTGGTGCATTAGAGGAGTTCTTGTGTGTATGTGCTTTTGAGCCTGAGAATTTATGGCAGCTTTATGATCCTCTCAGAGACCTCTGGTTGACACTACCTGTTCTGCCCTCAGAGATCAGGCATCTTGCACATTTTTGTGTGGTCTCTACTGCAGGGAAGCTGTTTGTTCTTGGTGGTGGCAGTGATGATGTCGATCCATTGACTGGTGATCATTACGGTATTTTTGCAACTGATGAAGTGTGGTCATATGATCCTATCCTCCAACATTGGGATCGGCGGGCATCCATGCTAGTACCCCGTGCCATGTTTGCATGTTGTGTGCTGGAAGGGAAGATTATTGTTGCAGGTGGTTTCACCAGCTGCCGAAAGTCTATCTCTAAGGCTGAGATCTATGACCCAGAGAAGGACATTTGGGTTCCGATTCCTGATCTCCCTCATACACACAATTCAGCGTGTTCTGGGGTGGTGATCGATGGCAAGTTGCATGTATTGCATAGGGGGCTGTCAACAGTGCAAGTCTTGGAGAATGCTGCGTGTGGTTGGGCAGTTGAAGACTATGGTTGGCTGCAGGGCCCAATGGCAGTGGTTAGAGGGGAACTATATGTGTTGAGCCATGGAGTTATATTCAAGCAGGGAAAGGAGCAAAGGCTACGAAAGATGATGGCAGCAGCACCAGCATCAGCTTTGGACTTTCAAAGTAGAATTGGGTTTGCAATGATCGGATTAGGAGATGAGCTTTACATGATTGGAGGGGTGATTGGTCCTGGCAGATGGAATGTAGACATCAAACCACTGTCTGATGTCGATGTCCTTACTGTTGGGATCGATAGACCAACTTGGCACCAGGTCTCCCCTATGACGCAATGCCGTGGCACTGTACTTGGGTGTGCACTGTTGAGGATCTAA